CCACCCAAGCCCCGCCGGCGATTGAGGCGCGGGGCCTGGGGCAGAGCCCCAGCACACCGGCCCGCACACACCACCCCGCGGGAGCGGAACGGCGGGGTCTGGGGCGGAGCCCCAGCAGGGAACCGCTCAGATCGCCGCGCGCACCGCCTCCGCCAACACCCCCGCCGCCCGCGCCAGCGAAGGCCCGTACCAGGTCAGATGCCGTCCGCTGACCAACGCCGCCGGCAAGCCGGGAAAGGCCTCCGGTCCGTCGCCCGCCGCGAAGGCGTACGGCTCGTCGGGCAGCACCACCAGATCGCACTCCGCCGCCGCCAGTTCCTCCACCGGGATCCTCGGATACCGCTCCGCGTGCCCGGCGTAGACGTTCCGTACGCCGAGCCGGCCCAGCAGGTCACCCGCGAAGGTGTCCCGGCCCAGCACCATCCACGGCCGCCGCCACACCGGTACGAAGGCCGACAGCTCGCCCACCCGTTCCACGCCGGCCCATGCGGCCTCCGCGTCCGCCAGCCATGCCGGCCTTGCCAGCCCCAGCGCCCCCACCAGTACCCGGTCCAGTTCCCGCAGCGCCTGCGGAAGGTCGCGGACCTCGGTGACGAGTACCTCCAGGCCCGCCGCGCGCAGCGCGGCCAGGTCCGGTGCCCGGTTCTCCTCCTCGTTGGCGATCACCAGATCCGGGCGGAGTGCCGCGATCCTGCGCACGTCGGGGTTCTTCGTCCCGCCGATCCGCTCCGCACCCCCGAGATCCGCGGGGTGCGTGCACCAGTCGGTGGCCCCGACCAGGAGCCCCGGCGCACTCACGGCCACCGCCTCGGTCAGGGACGGCACCAGGGACACGACCCGCCGGCGCACCGTGTCAGCGCCCCGGCGACGGCGGCTCGGACGTCGCGTGGATGTGGTCGCCGACGGCGACCACCAGGATCCGGGTGTCCTCGGTGACGGCCCGCCAGCGGTGGCGTACGCCGCCGGACAGGAACAGCGCGTCCCCGCTCTCCAGCCGGTACGCCCGACCTTCGGCCTCGACCTGGCAGGCGCCTCCGATCACGTACATCAGCTCGTCGTTGCGGTGCTGGTACTCGCGTCCGGCGTCCTGGTCACCGGTGAACTCCAGTGCGTGCAGCTGGTGGTGCCCGCGCACGAGGGGCCGTACGCCCGGTACCGGGGTCAGCGCGGGCTCGTCGCCGGCCCGTACGAGGTCCACCGTGCGCGCGGTGTCGGAGGCGGCCAGGAGCTCGACGGCCGTGGTCTCCAGGGCGTCCGCGACCCGCTCCAGGGACCGCATGCTGGGCCGGGCCCGCTCGTTCTCTATCTGGCTCAGGAAGGGCACCGACAGACCGCTTCGCGCCGACACGGCGGCCAGCGTCAGGTGGAGTGCGCGGCGGCGCTTGCGCACGGCCACGCCCACCCGCAGCGGTTCCTTGCCGTCCTTGTCCTTGCTCTTGTCGTCCACGTCGTTCATGTCGGGGCTGCCCTCCCCATGTCCGTCGCACATCGGTGTGCTGTAAGCACCTTACGCAGCAACCGCCTCCGGTTTCGCCCGCACCGACCTTCCCGTGCCCGTCCGCTCACGGTCAGTGGCGCCGAGGGGGCGTTCGGGCGCGCGCCGGGGCGCTCCGGCGACGGCGAACGCCCCCGGGGGCGTTGCGGCATCATCGTCTGCGTGACGACACGACGCCTGATGCTCCTGGACACCGCCTCCCTCTACTTCCGCGCCTACTTCGGCGTGCCGGACTCCGTGAGGGCTCCCGACGGCACCCCGGTCAACGCCGTGCGCGGGCTCCTCGACTTCATCGGCCGGCTCGTCCAGGACCACCGGCCGGACGACCTGGTGGCGTGCATGGACGCCGACTGGCGGCCGCACTGGCGGGTGGAGCTGATTCCCTCGTACAAGGCCCACCGGGTCGCGGCGGAGACCGAGACGGGTCCCGACGTGGAGGAGACCCCCGACACGCTGGCACCGCAGGTGCCGATCATCGAGGCGGCGCTGGACGCGTTCGGCATCGCCCGGGTCGGTGTCGCCGGCTACGAGGCGGACGACGTGATCGGGACGCTCACCGCCCGTGCGACGGGGCCGGTCGACATCGTCACCGGCGACCGGGACCTGTACCAGCTCGTGGACGACGCCCGGCAGCGGCGGGTGCTGTACCCCCTCAAGGGGGTGGGCACGCTCCAGGTGACGGACGAGGCGTGGCTGCGGGAGAAGTACGGGGTGGACGGCCCGGGTTACGCGGATCTCGCCCTGCTGCGCGGCGACCCGAGCGACGGTCTGCCGGGCGTTCC
This DNA window, taken from Streptomyces sp. TN58, encodes the following:
- a CDS encoding helical backbone metal receptor gives rise to the protein MRRRVVSLVPSLTEAVAVSAPGLLVGATDWCTHPADLGGAERIGGTKNPDVRRIAALRPDLVIANEEENRAPDLAALRAAGLEVLVTEVRDLPQALRELDRVLVGALGLARPAWLADAEAAWAGVERVGELSAFVPVWRRPWMVLGRDTFAGDLLGRLGVRNVYAGHAERYPRIPVEELAAAECDLVVLPDEPYAFAAGDGPEAFPGLPAALVSGRHLTWYGPSLARAAGVLAEAVRAAI
- a CDS encoding helix-turn-helix domain-containing protein, whose amino-acid sequence is MNDVDDKSKDKDGKEPLRVGVAVRKRRRALHLTLAAVSARSGLSVPFLSQIENERARPSMRSLERVADALETTAVELLAASDTARTVDLVRAGDEPALTPVPGVRPLVRGHHQLHALEFTGDQDAGREYQHRNDELMYVIGGACQVEAEGRAYRLESGDALFLSGGVRHRWRAVTEDTRILVVAVGDHIHATSEPPSPGR
- a CDS encoding 5'-3' exonuclease — its product is MLLDTASLYFRAYFGVPDSVRAPDGTPVNAVRGLLDFIGRLVQDHRPDDLVACMDADWRPHWRVELIPSYKAHRVAAETETGPDVEETPDTLAPQVPIIEAALDAFGIARVGVAGYEADDVIGTLTARATGPVDIVTGDRDLYQLVDDARQRRVLYPLKGVGTLQVTDEAWLREKYGVDGPGYADLALLRGDPSDGLPGVPGIGEKTAAKLLDAYGDLAGIIAAVGDPKSKLTPTQRRRLDESRPYLAVAPKVVKVASDVPLPEFDAALPAVPAQPELVDALAHRWGLGGAVSRLSSVLRS